ATCGGAGCTGCCGGCTTTTTCTCTTCATCCGTTGACAGATCCAGAATGTGTTGAACCTCTTCCTCAGTGAGTGAGGAAAGAATATCCATGACACTCGGCGTATCCTGAATGAGGTGCCAACTCTGCTGACTCGACTCGTTCGGCGCATCCGCGCGAAGTTCGTTTGCTGTCTGGACGAGGAGGTAGCCGGGGTAAGATGGACGCTCAAACGTCCGTTTCTTCCCGTTTTTGATTTCTACAACCTCTTTAGTAGGAACAATTACTTGGCGAACTTCCTCATCTAACTTCAAGGCTCGCGCCCGCTGCTCAAGATTTAGTTTTACCTTCTTTTCATGCCCAGAATAGATATGAAGAATATACCAAAAACCGTCCATAGCACACCTACGTTTGAAATCAGTTAGACTTATCTGCGGATTAACCTGTCTTAATAAATAGGCTGCGCAACAACGCAAATCCGAACCCTTCGATAGAGTAGTCAAGGGCAAAATAGGCAACAGCCATAGCTATCAACGGAATCAACGAGACTAAAAACGCGATCGGCCATCTTGGTGAATAGCGTCTTGCAACCACGGTTACGCAGACAACAATTGCAACCAGTAAAACTATGCCGTATGCAGAACCCCAGTTAGGATATTCCGTATTGCCATCAACTATCCAGAGGAAAACCCCCAGAATTGCACAAGCCACAATTACTACAAGTGTATTGCCTTGTACTTCCTTCCGGTCCGGCTTGGAGACTTTATCCCATTCAGCCCGAATATCTCGAATAAATGTTTTTATACGTGTTATCATAGGTTTTCAAAAGTAAAAAGGACAGGCCAGGAGGGATTCGAACCCCCAACATTCGGTTTTGGAGACCGACGCTCTAGCCGTTCGAGCTACTGGCCTANNNNNNNNNNNNNNNNNNNNNNNNNNNNNNNNNNNNNNNNNNNNNNNNNNNNNNNNNNNNNNNNNNNNNNNNNNNNNNNNNNNNNNNNNNNNNNNNNNNNNNNNNNNNNNNNNNNNNNNNNNNNNNNNNNNNNNNNNNNNNNNNNNNNNNNNNNNNNNNNNNNNNNNNNTTGACTACTCCCAAGCCTAAATGCTTGGGATCCTTATGATAGACTGACCAGTATCAATTGCTCTGTGCTATCTTCTCGCTTCACCGATTCTTGCCCCGACTGCTGGGGTCTTACGGCATCTCCACACGCGTTTAACGTCTCGGTGCGTCCCACCACGACGTAAGCAGGAACGCTATCATAATAGCGTTTTGGTGTTCTGCTCAATAGTCTCTAGTATACCATATTTTGTAGAAAGAAGCACACAACATTACTGTGTCGAGCCCAAAGCTAAAACATTGGGCATGTTGCTAGTTAACCGTCAAAAAACAGGATGGAGCCGACGACCGGGATTGAACCGGTGACCTCGTCCTTACCAAGGACGCGCTCTACCTACTGAGCTACGTCGGCACACGATCGGAAGCAAAACCGAAAAGCGGGAGACGGGACTTGAACCCGCGACAATTGGCTTGGAAGGCCAATGCTCTACCAACTGAGCTACTCCCGCGTTTTGCTTGGGACGCCACGGGGACACGTCTCCGACGCTTTGGTATGATGGGCGGAGAAGGATTTGAACCTCCGCAGGCTTAGCCAACAGATTTACAGTCTGCTCCCGTTGACCACTTGGGTATCCGCCCACTTGAATGAAAGCTGGCGAGAGGACTTGAACCCCCGACTAAGTGATTACAAATCACTCGCTCTACCAACTGAGCTACGCCAGCAAACGCAACGGTGAATTATACATGCCCACTTTCAAATTGTCAAGCAGAAATTTACAACGGCAGGAATTACCCATTTACTCAGCAGAAAATACAGGATGTGACCGAAGACGATTAAATACATCTTCCTCCCTTGCCAGCACCCGCATCCGCCCGTCAAGCTCAACCGCCCTCTGAAGGGAATCAATTGATTTCTGGTCTTCTCCCTTTAACGCATAGGCGCAAGCCAAGTTGTAATGGAGGTGCGCGACCTCCGGAGAGATCTGAATTGCTGTCTCACAAGATTCGATCGCCGAATCTGGTAGGTTCTGTTTTAGGTAAGCGGTCGCTAGATTGATATAAGCTCCCACTGCATCTGGACTCATCTCAAGCGTTTTTTGGAAGGCGGCGATTGCCGGAGCGTATTCCTCTTTACGCAGATAGGCTTGACCGAGGTTATTATACGCCGAGGGCGCTTGAGCGAAAAAGATTGTCCGCCCTTTGTTCCTGATGGCTTTGGTGTATGCCTCAACCGCTTGATCTAACTCACCATTCCTCAGATGAAAAAAACCCTTGCGCGAATGGTCATTAAATTGGCTTTGATGGTGCCAAACCCAAATAAAGAGAACAGTTACGATGAGGCAAAACGCCATGCTTACTTTTCTGATCATATTCTAAAATTTCTGAGAATCGAGCTGGAAGGTGCGCGTTGGCATACCCTATTACTCCCCTTCTCGTCGGGGCTGTACTAAAGTGTTACCATCCGCCTCGATCAGTGGTCGATTGTAGACATAGGGTGGTTCCAGCACCGCCTGCTGGGCTTCGGTCAGTTCGGAGACCCATCCCGGTAGGCACGTCTGGTAAATCCCACCGGCATAGTGGAGATACTTAGGAGTGTAGCGATAGAGTACCGTGCGTCTCTCCCCTTTTCCTCTCCAAGGGGCAGTTCCGTGTGTGGTTGCCTCGTTGAAAATTACCAGATCGCCCGCGGAGAGGGGAATGTGATAGACGACTTCCTCGTTGGCTTCTAACGTCAGAATGTCTTCGGGACAGGAGAAATTTGCTTTGTGGCTGCCGGGTATCACGCATAGGCCACCATCGCCCGGATTCACATCAGTCAAGTAATATTGACAAACGACTAGCCCGGAACGCATTGTCCCGTTTTGGTAGGCGTAGAAGCGGGAGCCGTTGAAAGTGAGATTGCCCGAACCGTGCAGTTTTAGTCCCTCGCAGCCGGCTGTGGAGGTCAGAACATCGACGCCGTGGTCTAGCTTCCAGCCGCGGCCCATCAAGGTATTGAGATAGGGGATGAGCTTGGGGTGAGCTAACAGATCGCGGAAGGGTTGACACCAAGGAGGCTGCCACGTCAACATGCCGCTGTAATGCCGAAATGGACTGAACCGCCCCTCGAGGGGCCTTCCCTGCCATTGTCCACTGATGACATTCGGCTCCCCGTATTCTCCACGTTTGTCCAGGTTGGCGTCGAGGGACTCGTTCAGGGTGTCTACCTCAACGGTCGAAAGAAAACCTCTGACCAAGAGAAAACCTTGGAGGTCGAATAGGTATTTTTCTCGGTCTCCCATGGTCGGGTATTGTTCTTGCTCGTTCACGGTCACAACCTCTCGTTTAGTGTGGGCTCGTAGCTGCTGTCCGATTCTTAAATGCGCATTGCTAGCAGGTTACACTGACTCGAACAGTCTCAACCAATCCGCCAGCGTATTCGCCACAGACGCTGGCTCTGCTTCGCTTCTCGCGATAAATCCCGGCACCCCATCGCGACCGGTAGGCATACGAGGGTCGCTATAGCGTATATCCATGCTCCAACGGATGTGATCGGAGTGGTTCGGGACCGAACGGTGAATGGTTTTGTGCTGGATGAGCAACACACCGCCCAACGGCACCGGACACTGGACCTGCTCGCCATCGGGCAACGCCCCATCAACAATTCCCTTAAAGTTACGCCCCGGTCCAAGCCCTGTAACATGGTTAATCAGTGGCGCTTTGTGGCTACCCGCAATCACTTCCATACAACCGTTCTCCACCGTTGCATCCACAAGCGGAATCCAGAAGTTGACCATGAAAGTCTCGGACGCGTCCGGTTGTAAGTAACCCAAGTCTTGGTGCCAAGGAACCACGGAGGTATCCTGATTGGGGAGTTTCGGACGGATATTGAATTGCGGATGCGCCAAAATTTCTGGTCCAATCAACGATTCAACAATATCCAAGATAGCCGGGTGCGTCTGCACGGCAAACATACCCTCTGTCTTCAATTTACCGTGCAATCCCTCGAAGAAAGTATCACTAAATGAGGTATCAGACGGATCAGCGACGGACTCTACCATCCGAGCTAACCGCCGCTCGAAAGGCTCATCTTCAAATAGCTCAGACAACTGTCCCTCTGCTTGTGCTTCTCGAGCGTTCTGATCCACTGTCTCGTTTAACTCCGAAATCAACAGTTGTAGATCCTCGACAGGGATTACATCCTCCACTAAGAGGTAGCCCTCATGTTTATAAAACGCAATCTGTTCAGAATTTAACCCACCCATAAAGTTCAGCCTCCATCAAAAATTTGGAATCACGTTTCACTCCGCCAACCAAGTCCCTCCAAATACGAGGATCCCACCCGATCCAATCTCCATCCCACGGACCTTGGGCTGACACAAAAAACTAGATGGCAGAAGATAAAGCGGAATAAAGTAATTAGATTGACCGAGTTCTAAAGCTGAAACATCGCTATCCGGTGCAATCGGCATAGATAGCAAAGCAAGGGACGGCGAATCCGCCTTGGACGCTCTCTGCA
The DNA window shown above is from Candidatus Poribacteria bacterium and carries:
- the nusG gene encoding transcription termination/antitermination factor NusG, yielding MDGFWYILHIYSGHEKKVKLNLEQRARALKLDEEVRQVIVPTKEVVEIKNGKKRTFERPSYPGYLLVQTANELRADAPNESSQQSWHLIQDTPSVMDILSSLTEEEVQHILDLSTDEEKKPAAPMLEHAVGDKVRVIDGPFKEFPAEINGIDQDRQRLHLTISILGRSTPIELDHFQVEKI
- a CDS encoding tetratricopeptide repeat protein, yielding MIRKVSMAFCLIVTVLFIWVWHHQSQFNDHSRKGFFHLRNGELDQAVEAYTKAIRNKGRTIFFAQAPSAYNNLGQAYLRKEEYAPAIAAFQKTLEMSPDAVGAYINLATAYLKQNLPDSAIESCETAIQISPEVAHLHYNLACAYALKGEDQKSIDSLQRAVELDGRMRVLAREEDVFNRLRSHPVFSAE
- the secE gene encoding preprotein translocase subunit SecE; amino-acid sequence: MITRIKTFIRDIRAEWDKVSKPDRKEVQGNTLVVIVACAILGVFLWIVDGNTEYPNWGSAYGIVLLVAIVVCVTVVARRYSPRWPIAFLVSLIPLIAMAVAYFALDYSIEGFGFALLRSLFIKTG
- a CDS encoding phytanoyl-CoA dioxygenase family protein gives rise to the protein MGGLNSEQIAFYKHEGYLLVEDVIPVEDLQLLISELNETVDQNAREAQAEGQLSELFEDEPFERRLARMVESVADPSDTSFSDTFFEGLHGKLKTEGMFAVQTHPAILDIVESLIGPEILAHPQFNIRPKLPNQDTSVVPWHQDLGYLQPDASETFMVNFWIPLVDATVENGCMEVIAGSHKAPLINHVTGLGPGRNFKGIVDGALPDGEQVQCPVPLGGVLLIQHKTIHRSVPNHSDHIRWSMDIRYSDPRMPTGRDGVPGFIARSEAEPASVANTLADWLRLFESV
- a CDS encoding phytanoyl-CoA dioxygenase family protein is translated as MNEQEQYPTMGDREKYLFDLQGFLLVRGFLSTVEVDTLNESLDANLDKRGEYGEPNVISGQWQGRPLEGRFSPFRHYSGMLTWQPPWCQPFRDLLAHPKLIPYLNTLMGRGWKLDHGVDVLTSTAGCEGLKLHGSGNLTFNGSRFYAYQNGTMRSGLVVCQYYLTDVNPGDGGLCVIPGSHKANFSCPEDILTLEANEEVVYHIPLSAGDLVIFNEATTHGTAPWRGKGERRTVLYRYTPKYLHYAGGIYQTCLPGWVSELTEAQQAVLEPPYVYNRPLIEADGNTLVQPRREGE